The Deferribacterota bacterium genome contains the following window.
TGTGTGGGAAGAAAGGGGAAGATCGGAAGCTCTGAAACAAGGGGTAGGCAGTTTGATAGTTGCTGTGATTGGGTATTTTTTTATGCAAAATAGTATTTTACAACATTTGTTCTTCCTATTCCCTGAGCTATTACTTGTTATTCTTGGAATAATGATTCTTATGGGTAGATATACAGGTTATAGACTGCTTGAGTTTTATAGATATAGATATTTATTAATACATAAAAAATAATAATGCTAAATCCATATAATAGGTTAAGAAAACTTGGTATATTAGGTATAAATAAAAGAAATGCAGTCTATATACTCCCTATAAATAGTAGAAAATACTATCCTCTTGTTGATAATAAGTTAGAGACGAAAAAATTGGCGATAGAGCATAATATAGCTGTGCCAAAGCTCTATGGTGTTATAGAAATAAATAGACAGATAAAAAGTCTTGAGATGTTAATAGCAAAATTAGATGATTTTGTTATAAAGCCAATTAGGGGTAGTCAAGGCCATGGGATTTTTGTTATAACTGGTAGAATTAAAGATAGATTTGTAAGGCCTGATGGAACACTTGTAGATTTAGAAGTATTAAAGTATCATATTGTTAATATATTATCTGGTGTTTATAGTCTAGGTGGAAGCCCTGATAGCGCTATGATTGAATATCGTGTAAAACCTGATCCATTTTTTGATAAAATATCCTTTAAAGGGGTGCCTGATGTAAGGATAATTGTTTATAAAGGAATCCCTGTTATGGCAATGATGCGATTGCCTACAAGTTTTTCTGATGGTAAGGCCAATTTACATCAGGGAGCAATTGGTGTAGGTGTGAGTTTAGTAAATGGCAGAACAAATCATGCTATTATTGGCAATAAATTTATATATGAGCATATTGATACAGCAGTTGAGCTTTCAGGTTTGCAAGTGCCTTTTTGGGAAGATTCTCTTAAAATAGCTAGCAAG
Protein-coding sequences here:
- a CDS encoding alpha-L-glutamate ligase-like protein, which gives rise to MLNPYNRLRKLGILGINKRNAVYILPINSRKYYPLVDNKLETKKLAIEHNIAVPKLYGVIEINRQIKSLEMLIAKLDDFVIKPIRGSQGHGIFVITGRIKDRFVRPDGTLVDLEVLKYHIVNILSGVYSLGGSPDSAMIEYRVKPDPFFDKISFKGVPDVRIIVYKGIPVMAMMRLPTSFSDGKANLHQGAIGVGVSLVNGRTNHAIIGNKFIYEHIDTAVELSGLQVPFWEDSLKIASKCFDFTFLQYIGVDIVVDEDLGPLVLEINARPGLNIQLANACGLEPRLRLIDSLDNIPNDAEKRVNISKDLFK